The genome window GGAAACGCTTCTTGCGCCCATGCCTTGCCCGCGACCCCAAGGCTCGCGGCCATTCCCAGACGCAGTACATCGCGACGATTCATCGACTCACTCCCATGCAAGCAGACTTCCTGCACAATGCCGGTGCCGCAACCACGAAAACGCGGGACTAAGTTATCGGAGACGCCCGCCTGCCCACAAGCGACGTCTCATCATGAATTCATTAGCAGGATTAATGACATGCGCCGCAAGATCCCCTCGCCCGTCATGCTCCAGGCGTTCGAGCTGTCGGCGCGCACGCTGAGTTTCACGCAGGCGGCCGACTCGCTGAACCTGACGCAGAGCGCCATAAGCCACCAGATCCAGGCGCTGGAGGACTTTCTGGGCGTGCGGCTGTTCGAGCGCGTGCGCAAGCGCCTGCAACTGACGTCCGCGGGCGAGATCTTGCTGCTGCGGCTGACGCCGGCGCTCGACGCGCTGGAGTCGGCCATCATCGAAACGGTGTCGACCGAACCGGCCTCCAGCGTGCTGCGCCTGGGCGTGGTGCCCGCGATCGCCACGCAATGGCTGATCCCGCGCCTGCCCCGCTTCCAGCGCGAACATCCCCGCATCACGCTCACCCTGGTCACGCGGCTGCCGTTCAACTTCCACAACAACAGCCTGGACGCCGCCATCAATCTGGGCAACACGCGCTGGCCCGGCGCCCGGTCGGACTGGCTGATGGACGAGCACATGATCGTGGTCTGTACGCCGGAGATGGGGGCCACCACCCTGCGCTCGCCGGACGACCTGCCGCGCGTGCCCATGCTGCAGATGACGTTCCGGCCGCACGCCTGGCACGACTGGCTGACCGCCAGCGGCCTGCCCGCCGAAGGCACGGCCGGGGGAATGAGGTTCGAATCGTTCTCGCTGGTGCTGCGGGCGGCCGTGGCGGGCCTGGGCGCCGCCGTGGTGCCGCGCCTGCTGGTGGAGGAAGAACTGGAAAACGGCCGGCTGGTGTCGCCCTTCGGGCCGGTGGTGCGCTCGCCGACTTCGTACTACCTGGTCTATCCGCCGGCGAACGTCACGCTGCCGGCCTTGCAGGCGTTTCGCGGCTGGCTGATGCAGCAGACGGGCGCGCCCGCGGACTGAGCGCGGCCGGCCCGTTACTCCGCCAGGCGGGGCGATCCTTCGGCGGGAACCGGGTCCTCGTCGGCGGCCACCGTGACGACACGGTCCCGCCCCATGGCCTTGGCCGTGTACAGCGCGGCATCCGCCCGCGCCATCAGGCTGCTCAGTTCCTCGCCGGGGCGGTACTGGTCGACTCCCGCGCTGAACGTGACCTTGAGCTTGCGCCCCGGCAGCGCGCTTTCAGCCTGCGCGATCCTGGCGCGCAGCCGGTTCAGCAGCTTGACCGCATCCCGCATGGACGTGTCCGGACAAAGGATGGCGAACTCCTCGCCGCCCAGCCGGCCGAACGCATCGCCGGCGCGCAGGTTGCTGGCCACCACGCCGGTGAAATGGGCCAGCACCCGGTCTCCCGCGGCATGCCCATAGGTGTCGTTGATGTTCTTGAAATGGTCGATGTCGACGATGGCGAACACCAGCGGCCGTCCGGAGCGCGACGCGGTGCGCGCGGCGGCGTCGGCCTGCGCGAGGAACGCGCGCCGCGCCAGGATGCCGGTCAGTTCGTCCAGGTTGGCCAGGCGTTCGAGCCGGTGGGCCAGGCGGTCATGGGTCAACAGCACCATGCCGATCGACAGCCAGGGCAGCGCCAGCACGCCCAGGGCCAGGAAAGCGATGTTGGCCGGCGTCGATTGCAGCAGCTCGGTCTGCCGGACCCATCCCACGCCGTAGGCGAGCCCCCGGCCCACATGGCCGACCGCTCCCAGGCACGCGCCTATGCTGACGAACCAATAGGCGTAATGCGGACGGGACAGCGGACGCGCCATGAACACGATCACGGCGACCACGACATAAGCGTAGGTGTAGAACGCCGACACCAGCGCGATGCGGGTGCCGATGTCGGGCACCACATAGGTCCAGTAGGCCATGGCCGCCAGCAGCGCCGCCCAGCCCGCGTATTCCGCGCGGCGCACGGGCTGCATCCCGACGAACTGCCTGCACCCTTGCAGGATGACCAGCATGGCCATGGCCAGCAACAGGTTGGAGACGAGGATGGTCAGCCAGCGCGGGCCGATGTTCTGGAGCAGGAACAGGGCCAGCGCCACGATGGCCATCACGCTGGCGTTGAACCAGCGCCTGACGCCGGGGATGGCGGTGGGCAGCAGCGACCCCAGCACCGCCGTGCTCATGATGGCGGAGAAAATCGTGACGAAGATGACGCTGATGGGGTCTAGCATGGCACGCTGCAGGAATCCGCGCGGCGATGGGCGCCTGCGCGTAAGAGCCGCCCGATGATAAAGCATTTCCAGCCCGTTCCCCAGGCGCGCCCTGCACCGCCGGGCCTTAGAACAACCGCCCCTGGCGCGGCGGCGCCCCCCCTTCCGGCCCCTGCTCCTGGCCTTGCAGCCATCGTCCGATGACGCGTACGACATAGGCCTGCTCATCCGCCGTCAAGGCCGGGGCCAGCCGCGTCGCGATGAACGCCGCCGCGTGCGCCAGCACCGACTCCAGGCCCCGGTCCTCCAGATAGTCCCGGTCCTGCCGGCCCAGCCGGAAGCGTCGGCGAAAAGCCGAGCGGGACAGGCGATCGAACAGCGGGTCCAGGGGATCGGGCATCGCGTCAGCCCAGCGCGGCCGCGCGGCGGTGGCGCGCCAGATAGGCCCGGTCGTCCAGGCTGGAGAACAGCACCGCCAGCACGATGCCCGCCGCCGCGCCGACCATGGTGTCGAAGACGCGCTCGAGCGCCATGTTGCCGGCCACGGCGGGCGCGGCCAGGTGCGTCATCAGGAGGGCCATGGGTGTCACGGTGATCTGTCCCAGCGCATAGTTGTAGCCGATGATGATCTCGGTCACGAACTGGAAGAGCGCGATCAGGGCCACCACGATCCAGAACGAGGGCGACTGCGCCAGGATCGCGCCCGCCACGCAGGCGCCGGCGACGGTGCCGGCCATCCGTTGCAGCGCGCGGCTCATCGTGATGTGCAGGTGCCCGCCCTGCATGACGGCGGTCGCGCCTATGGCCGCCCACGAAGGGTGCTGCCAGCCGGCCGCGTGCGCCAGCAGCGCGGCCACGGCGGCG of Pigmentiphaga sp. H8 contains these proteins:
- a CDS encoding LysR substrate-binding domain-containing protein; translated protein: MRRKIPSPVMLQAFELSARTLSFTQAADSLNLTQSAISHQIQALEDFLGVRLFERVRKRLQLTSAGEILLLRLTPALDALESAIIETVSTEPASSVLRLGVVPAIATQWLIPRLPRFQREHPRITLTLVTRLPFNFHNNSLDAAINLGNTRWPGARSDWLMDEHMIVVCTPEMGATTLRSPDDLPRVPMLQMTFRPHAWHDWLTASGLPAEGTAGGMRFESFSLVLRAAVAGLGAAVVPRLLVEEELENGRLVSPFGPVVRSPTSYYLVYPPANVTLPALQAFRGWLMQQTGAPAD
- a CDS encoding GGDEF domain-containing protein, yielding MLDPISVIFVTIFSAIMSTAVLGSLLPTAIPGVRRWFNASVMAIVALALFLLQNIGPRWLTILVSNLLLAMAMLVILQGCRQFVGMQPVRRAEYAGWAALLAAMAYWTYVVPDIGTRIALVSAFYTYAYVVVAVIVFMARPLSRPHYAYWFVSIGACLGAVGHVGRGLAYGVGWVRQTELLQSTPANIAFLALGVLALPWLSIGMVLLTHDRLAHRLERLANLDELTGILARRAFLAQADAAARTASRSGRPLVFAIVDIDHFKNINDTYGHAAGDRVLAHFTGVVASNLRAGDAFGRLGGEEFAILCPDTSMRDAVKLLNRLRARIAQAESALPGRKLKVTFSAGVDQYRPGEELSSLMARADAALYTAKAMGRDRVVTVAADEDPVPAEGSPRLAE
- a CDS encoding DUF4186 family protein, whose amino-acid sequence is MPDPLDPLFDRLSRSAFRRRFRLGRQDRDYLEDRGLESVLAHAAAFIATRLAPALTADEQAYVVRVIGRWLQGQEQGPEGGAPPRQGRLF